The following nucleotide sequence is from Oceanispirochaeta sp. M1.
GTATAAAAATATCATCCTCATTGAGATTGAAATCCTTCAGAAGGTGGGCGTTGTAATCATCTTTCTGCCACTGGTCAACAGAGAAGTCCAGGGTATCGGGGAAGATCATCGCGTCAATACCGCAGCGGTTCAGGAGATTCCGGGCAGCAAGAGAGTTGATCACAGCATGCTTCATCCCGGGGATAACGGGGGGGACATAGCGTTTCATAAAGGCCTTGATTAGAGGTCCCGAAACTTCTCTGAAGTCATCTCTTTCCCAATAGAAGTCATGATGGGTGGCCAATGAGGGAACCTTGTAATGTTTCAGACAGTTGTAGAACGCTCTGGCTGCTGCAATATGGCGTCCATGGGAAAATATGTTATGGAGGAGCACAAAGTCAGGCTCCAGCTCTTCAAACACCGATGAGAGCTCTTCTTCTATTTTATCCGAGAGTACAAGAAGATCCTTCTTCAGTTCCTCTTCAGTTTCATAGTCCTTCAGACCACCGAAGGCATTTCGGCTGATTTTTCTTGCCTCGGGAGTGTCAAAATCGAGATCCGGAATTGTATAGTCGGCGCCACTGCTTCCAGGACCTGCCAGCAGGCTGCATGTAAATCCCATCTCTTCCAGGATACTTTGACGTTTCTCAATTTCCAGGGATACACCATCTGTCCAGCCCACTCTGTAGTGACAGATCAGAACCTTGGGCTTTTTCTCTCTACCAGCTTCATGTACATTGTAGCCTTTTTTCAGGCGGGAGAGTCTCTGTACTGCCCAGTTCCGGGCAGCGGTGGTGTAGAAGGCATTCTCTTTCTGGAATTTATTTTCCAGATATCTGCCCCACACTGCAGCCGAGACCTTTCTGCGTCTCAGATCTGCTTCAAAACCCGTGTTTGTTACCATCCACAGGCTGTCCGCATCCCTGAGTATTCCGTCTTCCGGAGACATAAACTCCAGTCGTGTATCGTGACCTTCAATCAGCAGGCAGACCTTCTGAGTGAACTCGGCAGAATAACCTGCCTTTGTCAGAAGCCGGATTGCCAGCTCCGCACCCATTTTCTCATGGGCCAGCCTCAGTCTTCCGGCCTCAGAAAAACTCAGGTCTGAAGAGAATAGATTCGTTCTCTCTTCCTCGCTGAGCTGACTCCAGCCTATATCATGAAGCAGGGCGGCCGTAAGAACCAGCTCCCTGTCAATCTCATCATTTCCCAGTTCAAGGAGGGCCCAGGCCCATGTTGTAACAGTTTTAAAATGTCCCGCATCATCCCTTTTATCCTGATAGGGGAGGGCGAGATTAATCAATTTTTTCCAGGATTCATCAGGCAGAAAGGATTCAAGTTCCTCGGGGCTCTCATCTGGAATCATGAAATTCTTTGCTCACTGTCTTTATCAAAGAAGTGAAGATGTCTGTAATCCAGGTTAAAAGATACAGGATCTCCGGGTGAAAGCTTTTTATCAGAAGAGATAATGGTTTTGACAATTTTGTTGTCAATTTCCACGGCCAGTACCTGATGAGAGCCCTGTGGTTCTACTACCAGAACTTCCGCATTCAGTATTCCTTTTCCTGTTGTTGTGAGCTGGAAATCCTCCGGACGAATGCCCAGAATGAGTTCTTCCCGTCCATCTTTGGAGACTGCTGCAAACTCATCATCCTGCAGAGGGCAGATGAAATCGGGATGCTCCAGAATTTTTTTGTTCCCATCGTTCTTAAGTTTCACAGAAAAGAAGTTGGTAGGGGGAGTTCCGATAAATCCGGCAACGAAGGTATCTGCAGATCTGAAGTAAACATCTTCGGGGGTTCCCACCTGGATGATTTCCCCGTCTCTCATAATAACAATTCTATCGGCCATACTCATGGCTTCAGACTGGTCATGGGTTACAAAGACGCTGGTGGCTCCTGTCTTTTGATGAATGGCTTTCAATTCCGTTCTCATTACGACTCTGAGTTTGGCATCCAGGTTGGACAGGGGTTCGTCCATTAAAAAGAGTTTGGGTTTCACGGCCAGGGCCCGGGCCAGGGCCACACGCTGCTGTTGTCCTCCTGACATCTGTCCGGGAAAACGGTCCAGAAGCTGTTCTATTTTAACCATCTCCGCCACTTCGACCACAGTCTTTTTTACCACGTCTTTGGATAATCCCTTCAGCTTGAGAGAGAAGGCGATATTATCAAAGACCGACATATGAGGCCATATGGCATAATTCTGGAATACCATGGATATATGTCTGTCCCGGGGAGCCAGGTCTGTTATATCCTGACCGTCCAGAATAATAGTGCCCCGGGTGGTTTCCTCAAGGCCGGCGATCATTCTCATACAGGTGGTCTTCCCGCAGCCCGAGGGGCCCAGAAAGACAATGAATTCCTTGTCTTTTACTTCCAGGTCCATCTTTCTGACGCCCCAGACTTTTCGGTTATATCTTTTTGCTAAATCTTCTAATTGCAGTACAGCCATTTTATATTCCTTTTCTTTCTATTGTTATGAAGGATCTACCAGATCCTTCATATTTTTTCTGTACGAGGCCAAAGGTTCATTAAACTTTGACGCCCCCCCACATCTGGAGGATGAATTTCCGGATGAACAGGGTGAAAATAATGGCAGGCAGAGCCTGGGCCACGGAACCCGCAGCTATAAGATGAACCTTGTCACTGGCTCCCAGCAAGGAGCGGTAAACAATAACAGGTAATGTGGGATTGAACTGGGTCAGAATCAGTGCATTGATGACTTCATTCCAGGAATAGATGAAGGAGTACATGGCACAGGCCGCCAGTCCGGGAACGGCCAGGGGAAGGGTTACTCTGAAAAAAGCGCCTATCCGTGTGGTTCCGAAGATTTGAGCGGCCTCTTCCAGGGATTCGGGTATTCCCATAAAAATACTGGCCGTAATCCATATACTCAGGGATATCTGATTGATGGAATAGATCAGACTGAGTCCTGCGGGTTTATCGTAGAGTCCCATCTTACCCAATGTTATAACCATGGGCAGAGCAATGGCCACAGGAGGAAACATACGGACAAAAAGGACACTCAGTTTGAGAATATTCTTACCCTTGAACACATAGCGGGCAAAGGCATATCCTGCCATTCCTCCGATGCTCAGGCTTATCAGAATCGTAAAAAGGGCCGTCGTAATACTGGCCATCACCGAGTTCAAAGCCCCTGAATAAAGTTTGAAAAATCGTGTGTAGTTACTGAATAGTCCCTTCTTCAGGGTGAAATCCATTGAACCCTGACCATCGGTCTGATCCATAATCTGCAGTATTTTTTCCTGATCCAGGCTGCAGTTGGCATAGTTGCGGATAAAATTACTTAGTTTCCGTAACGACTTTGCATCTCTTGTTGTATATTCCGGACCGAAGGACATGTAGGCCTCTTCCGAATGGTTATAGATCAGCAATCCATAGGCCCTCTCTTCATTAACCTCCTCCAACAGATCAAGACGGAACTCCGTGTTCCGTAACGGCAGCAGAGGTTTCGGCCATTCTGAATAGCTTTCATAGTCGGACATCAGTGAAAATGTAAAAAGAAAAAACATCGGGAATATCAGCATCATGGCCACACCGGTCACTATTATGTACAGGGTGGTGGTTCTGACGGATCTGTACATGTTCTGTTTAAGTTTCTTTCCCATATTCAGACCCCTTTTCCGGCAGGTTCATCAAAGGCTCCCGATACTTTCAGGTAGATGAAGGATACTGACGAGACGATAAGGGACACGATGACCGACAGGGCCATACCCTTTCTGAAAAAATCTTCCGCACCGGCATACTGGTCCACATTGAGAACAATCTGTTCCAGGAGGACAGGCAGACGGTTGAATCCGAATAGCATGACGATGATAAGCCATATTTGAATTGCCGCGATGATTCTGAGGATCATCGCCGTTGTAATGGTCTGTTTCATGAGGGGAATGGTAATTTTCCGGAGGACCTGGAGCTTGTTGCCTCCGAATACATAACCGGCTTCAAAGAGTTCCGGTTTCAGTCCCTGCATACCGGATAGCAGGATCACCATCATAAAAGGAATAACCTGCCAGGCATCCACGATAATAATCAGTATCATTCGCTGTATTTGATTACCCGCAAGAAAGATAATCTTATCGGCAGCATCAATTATATTCAATCTTATTAGAAATGAGTTCAACCAGCCATAGGTGGCCAGGCCGCTCCTCCACATCGCACCGACTGCAACGGCCGGAAGGGCCATTGGGATGAGGGCCAGAAAGAGAAAGAATCCGGAGCCCTTGAATTTCATATTGATCAGAAGGGCCAGGCCGAAGGCCAGAACGAATTCCAGGGTGACTGAGATCAGCACAATAAAGGTTGTATTAAACAGAGCCTGGTAAAATATAGGGTCTTTGAACAGACTCATATAGTTGTTAAGAGTAAACTGACCTCCCTTTGCCAGGGGGGCGGACAGAAAACTGCCGCTGATGGCCTGAATGACAGGAAACAACCAGAATATGGCATAATATATGACTACAGGTGCAATGAGAAGGTAAGGAACCATCTGTTTCTTCCTTTCTCTTCCGATCGTCCATCGAGTTTGGGACATGGGAACCTCCGGATTTAGCTTTGGAATGGACATAAGACACAGCTACCGGAGCAGCCGTGTCTTATGATAAGGGCGGTTTTATTTTTTCAGGGCGTTGATCTTAGCCTGGGCTTCGTCCAGGTAAGCTTTATCTATGGCACCTCTATTCAGTATCAATTCCTGGAAAGCGTCATCATAGACCTGTTTTACAGCACCCCAGGAAGTATAATCTCCACCGGGTACACCGGATACAACACCATTTTTCATGACATTGATTCCCTTGCCGATGATTTCATCTTCCAGAGAGTCTCCCAGTTTGGCAATGGCTTCGTCGATGGGAGGAATAAATCCACCTGTTCCACGTGCTATACGTACGGCCATTTCGGGCTCTGTCATATACTCAATAAACTTAACAGCCAGCTCTTCATTGGGAGCTCCATTTACAACTCCAAATCCACTTGTTCCGGCAATAGAGCCGATTCCTTCGGGACCTTTGGGGGCGGGGCCCAGTACATAACCCGAGGGGTTGGATTTATAGGCTTCTCCACAGCGTACCATGTGGGCAACAGTCAGCCAGGCTTCCCCGGTTTTCATTGGAGAGGATACGTTGTCATAAGTATTTACAGTGGGGGTATATGCATCTTTCATCTTGGCAAGAACTTCCCATCCCCTGATGGCTCCGGGAGAGTTGATTACAGGGAATTCTCCACCGTAGGAGAGGAACATGCCGCCGTACATATAAATCAGAGATTTCATGGGAACACCGGTTACTGCGGCTTTACCTTCACCTTCGCCTTCAGCGATGGCTACGGCCCAGTCTACATATTCTTCCCAGCTCAGATCCTGAACATCGGCTCCGGCAGGAAGGTAGGGGAGTGCTTTTTTATTGGCAAGCATCAGGTAGACATCTCCACCAACTGGTGCAAAATAAGTTTTTCCACCCATGGAAATGCTCTCTTTAAATGCCTTGGAAAAAGTTCTGTCTTTCCAGTCATCTACAGGAAGGGGAACTACGTAGTCGTTGTTCATCCATTCGGACATTCTTCCGGCATGGGCTATGACTACATCAGTATTAACTCGGCCTGATTCTTTCTGGAAAGCGGCTCTCTTAAGCAGGGGATCATCTTCCATGATTTCAAACATAACGATACAGTCGTTAGCTTCTTCAAATTCAGGAAAGATCTCATCAATCAGAAACTGCTGCTCACCAGGCTGTGAGTAAAGACGTGAAGAAACAATCAGTTTTGTAGGTGCCGATTCATCAGTCTGGCCGCCGGCAAAAAGTCCGGTTGTCAGCAACAGGGAAATTAGAACAAGGGCTAATCCTATTCTTTTCATTAAAAAACCTCCATTGATTTTACAAGTAACTTAGTATACAATAGTCCGCAGAACATGACATGTCAAGTTAATTATTAAATGGTTAAAAACCTTTCCTGATATATTATGTTGTGTTATGCTTACTGTACTTGACAGTATTTACCAGGGAAAATAGATTGCTGTACATAACTGAGGAGATAACTGCATTGATTCCCCTATACCAGATTATAATCAACACAATCCAGGAACGTATCCAGACGGGTGAGTTCCGCAAGGATGATAAGCTGCCTTCAGAGGCTCAGTTAATGGAGGAATTCAATACTTCCCGTATTACTGTTACCAGGGCATTGAAAGAGCTGGAACATCGTGGGGTCATCTATCGCCTCAAGGGGAAGGGGTCTTTTGTAAAAGGTTCCGGGAAAAAGAAATACAGCGATTCAAAA
It contains:
- a CDS encoding HD domain-containing protein codes for the protein MIPDESPEELESFLPDESWKKLINLALPYQDKRDDAGHFKTVTTWAWALLELGNDEIDRELVLTAALLHDIGWSQLSEEERTNLFSSDLSFSEAGRLRLAHEKMGAELAIRLLTKAGYSAEFTQKVCLLIEGHDTRLEFMSPEDGILRDADSLWMVTNTGFEADLRRRKVSAAVWGRYLENKFQKENAFYTTAARNWAVQRLSRLKKGYNVHEAGREKKPKVLICHYRVGWTDGVSLEIEKRQSILEEMGFTCSLLAGPGSSGADYTIPDLDFDTPEARKISRNAFGGLKDYETEEELKKDLLVLSDKIEEELSSVFEELEPDFVLLHNIFSHGRHIAAARAFYNCLKHYKVPSLATHHDFYWERDDFREVSGPLIKAFMKRYVPPVIPGMKHAVINSLAARNLLNRCGIDAMIFPDTLDFSVDQWQKDDYNAHLLKDFNLNEDDIFILQATRIVRRKGIELIPPLIKELNKTLYLDQIRGKTLYNGKRAGKDCRFVFLLAGYAEQEAEGYRQQLEGMMKEMDTPYRFMRSRIAVQRTMEEEKRIYSLFDTYPYADLVSYPSIYEGWGNQFIEAVFAHKPVIVHEYPVFRSDIRPKGYSIISLGDDARRQENGLYKLKKESISSACQEIIDRLLSGDTEKILEKNFDLARSNNSYDYLRALMRQSMEHYENL
- a CDS encoding ABC transporter ATP-binding protein, whose amino-acid sequence is MAVLQLEDLAKRYNRKVWGVRKMDLEVKDKEFIVFLGPSGCGKTTCMRMIAGLEETTRGTIILDGQDITDLAPRDRHISMVFQNYAIWPHMSVFDNIAFSLKLKGLSKDVVKKTVVEVAEMVKIEQLLDRFPGQMSGGQQQRVALARALAVKPKLFLMDEPLSNLDAKLRVVMRTELKAIHQKTGATSVFVTHDQSEAMSMADRIVIMRDGEIIQVGTPEDVYFRSADTFVAGFIGTPPTNFFSVKLKNDGNKKILEHPDFICPLQDDEFAAVSKDGREELILGIRPEDFQLTTTGKGILNAEVLVVEPQGSHQVLAVEIDNKIVKTIISSDKKLSPGDPVSFNLDYRHLHFFDKDSEQRIS
- a CDS encoding carbohydrate ABC transporter permease; its protein translation is MGKKLKQNMYRSVRTTTLYIIVTGVAMMLIFPMFFLFTFSLMSDYESYSEWPKPLLPLRNTEFRLDLLEEVNEERAYGLLIYNHSEEAYMSFGPEYTTRDAKSLRKLSNFIRNYANCSLDQEKILQIMDQTDGQGSMDFTLKKGLFSNYTRFFKLYSGALNSVMASITTALFTILISLSIGGMAGYAFARYVFKGKNILKLSVLFVRMFPPVAIALPMVITLGKMGLYDKPAGLSLIYSINQISLSIWITASIFMGIPESLEEAAQIFGTTRIGAFFRVTLPLAVPGLAACAMYSFIYSWNEVINALILTQFNPTLPVIVYRSLLGASDKVHLIAAGSVAQALPAIIFTLFIRKFILQMWGGVKV
- a CDS encoding carbohydrate ABC transporter permease, which translates into the protein MSQTRWTIGRERKKQMVPYLLIAPVVIYYAIFWLFPVIQAISGSFLSAPLAKGGQFTLNNYMSLFKDPIFYQALFNTTFIVLISVTLEFVLAFGLALLINMKFKGSGFFLFLALIPMALPAVAVGAMWRSGLATYGWLNSFLIRLNIIDAADKIIFLAGNQIQRMILIIIVDAWQVIPFMMVILLSGMQGLKPELFEAGYVFGGNKLQVLRKITIPLMKQTITTAMILRIIAAIQIWLIIVMLFGFNRLPVLLEQIVLNVDQYAGAEDFFRKGMALSVIVSLIVSSVSFIYLKVSGAFDEPAGKGV
- a CDS encoding ABC transporter substrate-binding protein, translated to MKRIGLALVLISLLLTTGLFAGGQTDESAPTKLIVSSRLYSQPGEQQFLIDEIFPEFEEANDCIVMFEIMEDDPLLKRAAFQKESGRVNTDVVIAHAGRMSEWMNNDYVVPLPVDDWKDRTFSKAFKESISMGGKTYFAPVGGDVYLMLANKKALPYLPAGADVQDLSWEEYVDWAVAIAEGEGEGKAAVTGVPMKSLIYMYGGMFLSYGGEFPVINSPGAIRGWEVLAKMKDAYTPTVNTYDNVSSPMKTGEAWLTVAHMVRCGEAYKSNPSGYVLGPAPKGPEGIGSIAGTSGFGVVNGAPNEELAVKFIEYMTEPEMAVRIARGTGGFIPPIDEAIAKLGDSLEDEIIGKGINVMKNGVVSGVPGGDYTSWGAVKQVYDDAFQELILNRGAIDKAYLDEAQAKINALKK